CTACTTGTAGAGGCATTACTTGAAAAATATCATCCTCTTAAGGGTTCTTCGGTTTGGAGATTGAAAAATCTTTACTGGTCACAAAAATGTTTCTAGACATTtagacatttttttttatttaaatttatttatcagCAGCACTCTAATCTTTTATACTTTTGACGCCtccatatataatttttatctgCTGAGGCATATAAGAAGACAATGGTTATGTATCAAGTTGATAGGAAAGGCTTTAAATTTAGCTAACAGTTTGTGTTTCTGTGTTCAAACATAGGGGGATCGGACTGATAAGAGAGATACAAGTGCCTTTAATACATGGAAAGATATAATCATTCCAGGTAATGTGGATGATGGTATGACAAAAGATGGGACTACTGTGGTCCGGCCTTTACCTATTTCAAAGCGGAAATACTTGGCCAATTATTTAGGACGTGCTCAAGGAAAAGCCGGCCGTCTTCAGCTAATAGAGCTAGCAAGACAATTTCCTGAAAAGGTATGTCGTCTTCTATGACACATTGGTTCTCTAATTTTAACTTTACTGATCTGCATTCTACAGAATGATAGCTTTTAATCCAAATTCCATAAACTAGAAATTTAATATAAAGTAAATATGATGCTGAAGACCATTTTGTGATGGATGAGACACCAATTAGCATTTACATGGATGAAATTCTGGTATTAATTTAGCTTTTCGTAAAACTTCATATTCATTGGACACTGCAAAGTGATTTAAGATTCTTCATTCTTGAGAATACGTGCTGAGTTAATACCATTTATATGTGATTTAGATTGATACATGGATTAGTACTTAAGCAGGTCTATTTAGAGGAAATAGATACATAGTTGATCGATTGCATTTTTAATAAAGTGTATAAATTAGTTTGTTATTGATTCGGACAGAAAGAGGggggaaaaagagaaagaaaggggGGGGGGTTGGCTGATTGGGGGCCACTAATATAGAAATGTGACCATATTGTAGGCTGTATCCAGTGGGTTCTTTTTCACAGGATTGATGGTTGGAACCCAATCGATAATGAAAATAATGGAGTGTTGGTAAGTGGATAATTGGAGGGAGTGGAAGAATGGGACCTTTCTTACCGTGAATTTCTTCCTTCAACCCAAACTCTTGTCCAATGGAGTGGAGTAACCAATTTAGTATGAGGCAAGTCTCGGTGAGTGGCTATATTCGGACTGCTGAATCCAATTTTATAAGTGTTATGGTGTAAGAACTTTCAGCTGTATCAATGAGGCAAGGGGAGTAAGCAGAAGGGGGGAGGAACTTTAGGCAATTATCAGAGGCTGAGTGATGGAAATGGCTCAAAGAAAGTGTGTATTATAGCAAATGATTATACAGTGGTTCATGATATCAGAAAGAATGGTAACTGGGGAGAGAGGCTTCTCCGTTGGGTTACATCATTCTGCCCCCTCTCCCCTTAATTCTGGTCCATCATTATACCATTCAGAATGCAGTATATATTTCTCTTGTGTGTATTGAGTGACTGGATTATGCTTTAAATGATGTACATGTTCTTCCCGCTAAGGATTCTTAactataatacaaaaaattattcatcATGTATTGATGGTATAAACAGTTGGAATGTCCAGATTTGAAATTCAGCGGACCTGACAAGTTGGGAAGGAAAGAATATTTTGAACATTTGCGCAATGCAAAGTTTTGCCTTGCTCCACGTGGGGAGTCATCTTGGACCCTCCGCTTTTACGAGTCATTTTTTGTGGTATGCTTCTGTCTCCATTCTCGATCCCTTTTTGTATCTTGTAATCCTATAGAGGGGCTTGCTTGGGAAGAAATAACCATTTCCATTTTGACAGGAATGTGTTCCAGTTATATTATCTGATCAAACAGAGTTGCCATTCCAGAACGTTGTCGATTACAGCCAGGTATCAATAAAATGGCCATCCAGTCGAATAGGTCCTCAATTATTGCAGTATTTGGAGTCTATACCAGGTCAGGATACTTCCCTCATTTACCTTCCAATTCCATTAGTGGCAAACTAAGAAAATTTGATACTGGGCACAAAGATATGGAATGGATGACCATAAAAAGtagttttatataatttttagggCAAACTATTCTTTTGTCTTggatgttttcaaaaagtttcAAAACTATTCATAGCGTTTAATTTGTTCAGTTTTATCCTTAATTTTAAGTAAGTTTCATTTTTATCCTTATAATTAACTCTTTTTGGTATTCAATAGGTAGTTGGTAACCACACAGTACACACCTACAACCACCACGACAATCATGCTTTGCCTCCCAACTTCAACCCTATTGCCACCACTAACTCTCACCACCATCTACACCGACACCGTCACCTCTCACCCATTTTAGAAgtacttttttgaaaattttcaaaaatatcaaagacaaaaagtatactttatcttaatttttactTAATCCAGGTTCAAAATCAATAGAATAATTGGCGAAAAATATGTGTATATACTATgactaaaaatatcaaaatctagTAGATACATATGCTCCCACCATCCGACGAGTTGATCTGCTCCTAAATTCCACACACAATGTACCTCATGCATCCTTCAGCATCaaatctctctttctctcatgCAGACAAAGAAATAGAAGCAATACTAGCCCGCAGTCGACAAATTAGGTGCTTATTTGTCTATGCTGCGGATTCAGAACCTTGTTCAGCAATGCGAGGAATTATGTGGGAACTCCAAAGGAAAGTGAGGCGGTTTCACCACTCGGCAGAAACATTCTGGTTGCACAATGGATCTATTGTAAACAGGAACTTAGTTGAATTTCCAAAGTGGGAACTCCCTATGCCTTTACCTTGATACATCGAGAGATTTTTTCTTGTATAGcttgtgtttttctttcttgGTGTAGCTAACTATCAATCCCATATATCAATTCTTTACATGCTTATAGTAGGTGTTGTTCATTGTCATTTTGTTGTAAAATTAACGTGAACAATCACGGAAGCACGGTTCACTATGGTGTAACATCcctataattttgaaaattccaCGTTATTCCCATTTCCTTTCAGTTTTAGTATGTATATTTCTTTCCAAGTATGGTATCTCAAAACTTATGATGTTACCGGTTGAAGTAATATTCATTAATGATGCCTCAACACTTTTCTAAGAGAAGGTTCACAACAATAAGGTTGACACTTGACATGACAATGCACATAAATGATTCCACCTCCCCGGAGGGGGTCAAATTGGTTTCGATTGTATATTTTGCTGTAAATCCTCAATTTAT
This portion of the Arachis duranensis cultivar V14167 chromosome 6, aradu.V14167.gnm2.J7QH, whole genome shotgun sequence genome encodes:
- the LOC107495021 gene encoding probable beta-1,4-xylosyltransferase IRX10 isoform X1, with protein sequence MSSTSNTKSKSMPPHHYHHHHHQVPCTRTHQIAALLLVVGTFFFTRLFDRSFAPCTTTTLLRASQNQFFGPHAWPEQGYGSQLSLKIYVYDAAEIDGLNQLMYGRDGKITEEACLKGQWGTQVKIHKLLLTSRYRTRKKEDADLFFVPSYVKCARMMGGLNDKEINQTYVKVISQMPYFRLSGGRNHIFVFPSGAGAHLFKSWATFINRSIILTPEGDRTDKRDTSAFNTWKDIIIPGNVDDGMTKDGTTVVRPLPISKRKYLANYLGRAQGKAGRLQLIELARQFPEKLECPDLKFSGPDKLGRKEYFEHLRNAKFCLAPRGESSWTLRFYESFFVECVPVILSDQTELPFQNVVDYSQVSIKWPSSRIGPQLLQYLESIPDKEIEAILARSRQIRCLFVYAADSEPCSAMRGIMWELQRKVRRFHHSAETFWLHNGSIVNRNLVEFPKWELPMPLP
- the LOC107495021 gene encoding probable beta-1,4-xylosyltransferase IRX10 isoform X2, yielding MPPHHYHHHHHQVPCTRTHQIAALLLVVGTFFFTRLFDRSFAPCTTTTLLRASQNQFFGPHAWPEQGYGSQLSLKIYVYDAAEIDGLNQLMYGRDGKITEEACLKGQWGTQVKIHKLLLTSRYRTRKKEDADLFFVPSYVKCARMMGGLNDKEINQTYVKVISQMPYFRLSGGRNHIFVFPSGAGAHLFKSWATFINRSIILTPEGDRTDKRDTSAFNTWKDIIIPGNVDDGMTKDGTTVVRPLPISKRKYLANYLGRAQGKAGRLQLIELARQFPEKLECPDLKFSGPDKLGRKEYFEHLRNAKFCLAPRGESSWTLRFYESFFVECVPVILSDQTELPFQNVVDYSQVSIKWPSSRIGPQLLQYLESIPDKEIEAILARSRQIRCLFVYAADSEPCSAMRGIMWELQRKVRRFHHSAETFWLHNGSIVNRNLVEFPKWELPMPLP